The Corallococcus silvisoli genome contains the following window.
CAGCCATACCTCGCGCTCCCGCAACGACCTGGGCAGCGCCCGCGCGTACCTGGAGGAGTGGATGGCGCGCGGGGCGTCCATCAGCTGCTCCTGGCCCCATGTGCAGCTGGCGCACCTGCTCTACCTGGACCTGCGGCCCGACGCGGCCCGGCGAGAGCTGGACCTCGCCGACGCCTGCCCCGACAACCCGATGGACCCCATGTTCGGCGCGACGCTCGCGGAGCTGGAGCGTACGAACTCCGGCCCCCGGGACGCGGCGTGGATGAAGGCCGTCTCCTCCAACATGAGCACCGGCGCCACGCTGGGGCGCAGCGACCACGTCTACAGCCGCTACCTGGAGGGCCGCTTCCTCCTGGAGAAGGACCGGGCCCAGGGCGAGGCGCTGCTGCGCGACACCCTCGCGCAGGCGGATGCCCTGCCGCGCGGCGACGCGCTGGCGCGCGAGGCCTGGGCCCTCAGCTATTCGTCGCTGGCGACGGACGCGGGCCGCGCCGGAGAGTTCTCCAAGGTGGTGGCGCTGATGGCCGCGCAGCTGGGCACGCCCGTGCCCACCCGGTGCGCGCTGGCCGCCAGCGTCCACGCGGAGCGCACCGTGCTGGTGGCGCTGGGCCCCCAGGGCGAGGTGAAGGGCCACTACGATGCTTCGCGCAAGGAGGCCTTCTTCCACGCGGACTCGTCCCGGCTGGTGCCGGAGGCGCTGCGCCAGACGCTCGCGAGCTGCGAGCGCGTGGACGTGCTCGCGTGGGCCCCCGTCTTCGGACGGACGGACCTGCTTCCCCCGGAGCTGGCGTGGAGCTTCCGACTGGGCCGCGTCACCGGGCCCCGCCCGCCTCCCGCGGCCACGCGCCGCCTGGTGGTGGCCGGCGTGGAGACGCCGTCGCTGCTGCAGCTGCCCCGGCTGCCCACGTGGACGCCGGACGCGGAGCCGGGAAGCGCGCCGCCGGACGTGCTGTCCGGCTCGGACGCCACGCCCTCGCGGGTGCTGGCGCGCATGGCGGACGCGACGGAGATTGAAATCCACGCGCACGGCATCACCGACCCCACGCTCTCCGGCGCCTCGCTGGTGGTGCTGTCGCCGGAGGTCAACGGCCGCTACGCGCTCACCGCGGACGTCGTGCGCGAGCACCGGCTCACCGGAGCGCCCACGGTGTTCCTGGCCGCGTGCAGCGCGGGCCGCACCACGGCCCTGCAGAGCACGGAGCCCTTCAGCCTGCCGGCGGCCTTCATCGACTCAGGGGCTCGCGCGGTGCTGGCCTCCACCGTGGACATCCCGGACGCGGCGGGCCGCTTCTTCGACGGCGTGCGCCGGCGCATTCACGCCGGGACGCCCGCCGCCGTCGCGCTGCGCGATGAGCGGCAGGCGTGGCTGGCCCGCGATACCCGCGCCGGGTGGACCCGCTTCGTGCTGCTGGTGGAGAACGCGGATTGAGGTGACGGAAGGGTCAGACAGGGGGCTCCAGGTGCGTGTTGCCGCCGGGAACACGGAAGTGGTGGAAGGTGACGCTGGCGCTCACGTCCAGCGCCTTCACCCAGTGCCACCAGCCCACGGGCAGGAACACCATGTCCCCGGGCTCCAGCACCGCCTCCAGCACCGTGGCCTCCGCGAAGAGGGGGTGCGCGTCCAGGTCCGGCGCGTCCGCGTCCACGTGGCTGAAGGTGCCCCGGTGCGGGTACACGCGGTGCCGCTCGAAGGAGGGCACCAGCCGCACGTGCTTGCGGCCCATCACCTGCCCCAACAGGATGTTCATGTTGTCGTGGTGCAGCGGGGTGACGGTGCCCGCGGGCCCCAGCAGCAGCGTGAGCATGTCCTCCCTCAGGTCCGGTTCGATGATTCCCGCCGGGGCCCGCAGGTCCTCGCGCAGCGGCGACAAGCCGCCCTGCCGCCAGTTCTCGTTGCGCGGCACCATGTAGTAGTCGTTCGTCTCCGCCCCCTTCTCCAGCAAGGTGAGGAAGTCGGAGAAGGGCATCCGCGCGCGGTGGCGGTCCTGGAAGGCCGCGTGATCCGGATCGGCGTCGCGGCCCACCATCACCTCCACCTCCACGCCGCCCAACCGCTCGCGGAAGTAGGACAGCGACCAGCGCCGCATCGCGGGCCAGTCCGCCATCATCCCGCGCAGCACCACCGGCCGGTGGCCGAAGTAGTAGCGGTGGAAGAACTCCTCGGGCGTCACCCCCTGGCGCACCTCCAGCGCGCGGCCCCCGTCCTGGGCCCGCAGCGCGCTGTAGACGTCCATCAGCGACTCCATCCAGCCGAAGTGCCGGGCCACCTGACGGCAGGCCCGGAAGTACGGGTGCTCACCCACCGCCCGCATCTCCGCCTGCGCCAGCGCCGGGTCCACACCGGACGACACGAGGACCCGCTGTACGTCTTCCTCCGCGACCCCCAGGGCCAGGTTCTCCGCCAGCCACTGCCGCCACTCCGGCCGCAGGGGGGACTTGTCTTCGCTCATTCGGAACTCCTTGAAATCCTTGGAGACATGGGCGGGGGGGCCCCTGCTGCCAGTGCGTCAGTCCATGTTATGGACGGCGCATCAGTCCCATTCCACCCAGCCTCGGTTTACGCAGGACTCCCCTCGTAGCAGGAGAAAACGACCCCATGACCTCCGGAAACGTGTCGTCGGTTTCCCCCGGTGCCTTTGAGCCGGACACCAGCGCGCCCCATGTGAAGAACTCGTACCCCACGTGCAGCGAGCAGGCGCCGCGTCGCCGCCGCCCGCTGCCGCCGCCCTCGGTGCCCCCCTTGCTGGAGGGCGCGGAAGGCGCTCGCTGAGGCCCCCTGCCCGGCGGGCTTGTCTGCCCTTCCGGGCATTTTTCTCTCAAGAAACGAACCGCTCGGCGTCTTTAGTCAGGAAGCCCACCAGTCACTTCGGGTCCTAGCGTCATGGCCAACCTCTTCAACCGGGAACGGCGCCACTTCGAGGCCTTCATCCGACGCCACCGGCCGAGCTTGCTGGCCGTGGCGCGCCGGTTGTGCGCCCGCGGCATCCTGGACCCGGAGGACCTGGTCCAAGAGGCCTTCGAGCGGGCGTTGCCTGAGTTTGGCCACCTGAAGGACCGGACGGAGGCGGCGTGCGCGGCGTGGCTGTGCACGACGATGACCAACCGGTTCCTGGACCACTGCCGTCGGCAGCGCACGGAGACGCGGGGGCTGCCGCACCTGGCGCTGGTGCAGGACGCGCCGGTGACGGGGGATGGCGACCGGGAGAACTGGGAGCTGGTGGGCAACGATGCCTTCCAGGCCGCCA
Protein-coding sequences here:
- a CDS encoding RNA polymerase sigma factor; translation: MANLFNRERRHFEAFIRRHRPSLLAVARRLCARGILDPEDLVQEAFERALPEFGHLKDRTEAACAAWLCTTMTNRFLDHCRRQRTETRGLPHLALVQDAPVTGDGDRENWELVGNDAFQAAIEQLKPHLRDAYKLHAEGRRYQAIAEHFNVPVGTVGSWLTLARRDLRELLLPSVAVARERGVQS
- a CDS encoding cupin-like domain-containing protein, with product MSEDKSPLRPEWRQWLAENLALGVAEEDVQRVLVSSGVDPALAQAEMRAVGEHPYFRACRQVARHFGWMESLMDVYSALRAQDGGRALEVRQGVTPEEFFHRYYFGHRPVVLRGMMADWPAMRRWSLSYFRERLGGVEVEVMVGRDADPDHAAFQDRHRARMPFSDFLTLLEKGAETNDYYMVPRNENWRQGGLSPLREDLRAPAGIIEPDLREDMLTLLLGPAGTVTPLHHDNMNILLGQVMGRKHVRLVPSFERHRVYPHRGTFSHVDADAPDLDAHPLFAEATVLEAVLEPGDMVFLPVGWWHWVKALDVSASVTFHHFRVPGGNTHLEPPV
- a CDS encoding CHAT domain-containing protein, which translates into the protein MVKPAKKKLWALALAIPVMAAGVAALKPRAQAPAVADTFWVERRAAARIEARLTHAEADRYRSRAPAGGCPVPAEPMPLGPLARMEAREDWGGIAAAYGLEGEWNQAASFLERTPASPERDSDLAAVALAKGDFERALRLLDGVLAVKPALPQALWNRALVFREMGLTLRASELFEQVAKLGEQGWGREAHAQALALREATLERQRQWTAAREATLALVRDSQAPLPMDAARQMPGTVRGVFYEVVRAAESKERAVALLPLAKELDRVHGGSVLTDYVQRVVKRDFSRRGALARQYAESLREGQGVPEALLDKARMTGDEDIYLGALMRTRNGPLRTLQDTLTSIQRANDPWFTDVAERDQARREINDGTWWKAEQRYFGALQRCRETTLSVRCLELERRLAMFYGDMQRVSEAEQHARVLWAGARQLREWDLELNALEILSHTSRSRNDLGSARAYLEEWMARGASISCSWPHVQLAHLLYLDLRPDAARRELDLADACPDNPMDPMFGATLAELERTNSGPRDAAWMKAVSSNMSTGATLGRSDHVYSRYLEGRFLLEKDRAQGEALLRDTLAQADALPRGDALAREAWALSYSSLATDAGRAGEFSKVVALMAAQLGTPVPTRCALAASVHAERTVLVALGPQGEVKGHYDASRKEAFFHADSSRLVPEALRQTLASCERVDVLAWAPVFGRTDLLPPELAWSFRLGRVTGPRPPPAATRRLVVAGVETPSLLQLPRLPTWTPDAEPGSAPPDVLSGSDATPSRVLARMADATEIEIHAHGITDPTLSGASLVVLSPEVNGRYALTADVVREHRLTGAPTVFLAACSAGRTTALQSTEPFSLPAAFIDSGARAVLASTVDIPDAAGRFFDGVRRRIHAGTPAAVALRDERQAWLARDTRAGWTRFVLLVENAD